A portion of the Streptococcus sp. Marseille-Q6470 genome contains these proteins:
- a CDS encoding YhgE/Pip domain-containing protein: MFKEWKAIFKKPTFIIVMIGISLIPALYNIIFLSSMWDPYGQLSELPVAVVNNDKEASYNGTTMTIGEDMVSNLKENKSLDFHFVNEEEGQKGLEDGAYYMVVTLPSDLSEKAASVLTDHPEQMTINYQTSSGHSFIASKMSDSAMTQLKQTVSANVTETYTKALFQKMGDLKSGLTKAADGSEQLANGASQLVVGSQTLSSNLDTLANSSLTFSNGSEQFTKGLTTYVTGVNQLNVGLGTFNDGLQNYTSGVSQVDSGLNQLSSKTPELVDGVNQLNTGMKTYAGGVSQLNTGLNQFSVGVNAYTSGVDKLSVGTNQLSSQSDSLRDGITQLNKGIKEISTQLNTTSQQKEDITQLTTSLDELNKALQAVTISDNIELKTTISNDLATISTLAQTIVTNSQSEQARTLTNLQATATYQTLTDTQKKELTEAVSNNSNSTIDSAKEILTSVGNLKVSLESVNQPVSNLSTLQTKANQVLPVASSSLTSMSSGFTQLQNAVDNQLVPGSQSIENGVNEYTKGLDTISLGVNQLSEKNTTLTTSLDQLVSGSTKLTEKSSILTTGLDSLAGKTPELVIGIEKLSFGSSQLNSKSSDLIAGLDKIQLGSNQLTDKSNQLLSASSQLGSGAEKIADGAGKLADGGVTLTAGIESLQVGATELGKGLSNASNQLKSASTESNNAEILSEPLSLSKTDNDQVPVNGIAMAPYMISVALFVAALSTNMIFAKLPSGRHPESRWAWFKSRFEINGVIAVLAAVLVYGGVHLIGLTANHEMRTLFLIIIASLTFMSMVTALTTWNSRLGAFFSLILLLLQLASSAGTYPLALTNDFFKAVNPWLPMSYSVSGLRQTISMTGNMHHQVIFLLVTLVLFIGLGMLAYQPKKMDED, translated from the coding sequence ATGTTTAAAGAATGGAAAGCAATTTTTAAAAAACCAACCTTTATCATTGTAATGATAGGGATTTCTCTTATTCCTGCTTTATACAACATCATATTTTTATCATCTATGTGGGATCCATATGGGCAATTATCTGAGTTGCCTGTAGCGGTTGTTAATAATGATAAGGAAGCTTCTTACAATGGAACTACAATGACCATTGGAGAAGACATGGTGTCCAATTTAAAGGAAAATAAATCATTAGATTTTCATTTTGTCAATGAAGAAGAAGGTCAGAAAGGTCTAGAAGACGGTGCTTACTATATGGTAGTAACTTTGCCAAGTGACTTATCTGAAAAAGCAGCTTCTGTTCTAACAGACCACCCGGAACAAATGACCATTAACTATCAAACTTCTAGTGGGCATAGCTTCATCGCAAGTAAGATGAGTGACTCTGCCATGACACAGTTAAAACAGACTGTTTCTGCTAATGTAACCGAAACCTATACGAAAGCTTTATTTCAAAAGATGGGAGATTTAAAATCTGGTTTAACGAAGGCTGCAGATGGCAGTGAACAATTGGCCAACGGTGCTAGTCAGTTAGTTGTTGGAAGTCAGACATTATCTTCAAATCTTGATACTTTAGCCAACTCAAGTTTAACTTTTTCTAATGGCAGTGAACAATTTACAAAAGGGTTGACAACATATGTCACAGGAGTAAACCAACTAAATGTTGGGTTAGGAACATTTAATGATGGTTTACAGAACTATACAAGTGGAGTTTCACAGGTTGATAGTGGACTTAATCAATTATCTTCAAAAACTCCTGAACTAGTAGATGGTGTCAATCAGCTAAATACAGGAATGAAGACATATGCAGGAGGGGTTTCGCAACTGAATACAGGTCTCAATCAATTTTCAGTTGGTGTCAATGCATATACAAGTGGTGTTGACAAACTATCTGTTGGGACAAATCAATTATCTAGTCAATCAGATTCATTAAGAGATGGTATTACTCAATTAAATAAAGGGATTAAAGAAATTTCTACTCAATTGAATACGACATCTCAACAGAAAGAAGATATAACCCAGTTAACTACTAGTTTAGATGAGTTGAATAAAGCACTTCAAGCTGTAACTATATCAGATAATATTGAACTTAAAACGACAATATCTAATGACTTAGCAACTATATCTACTCTCGCTCAAACTATTGTAACTAATAGTCAATCAGAACAAGCGAGAACTCTTACCAATCTCCAAGCAACAGCAACTTATCAAACTCTCACTGACACTCAGAAAAAAGAATTGACTGAAGCTGTTTCAAATAATTCTAATTCTACGATTGATTCAGCAAAAGAAATTTTAACATCAGTAGGAAACTTAAAAGTAAGTTTGGAAAGTGTAAACCAACCAGTCTCCAACCTTTCTACTTTACAGACGAAAGCAAATCAAGTATTGCCTGTGGCTTCAAGTTCTTTGACATCGATGTCAAGTGGATTTACACAGTTGCAAAATGCTGTTGACAATCAGTTGGTTCCTGGAAGTCAATCAATTGAAAATGGAGTTAATGAGTATACTAAAGGGTTGGATACTATCTCTTTAGGTGTAAACCAACTAAGTGAAAAGAATACAACTTTAACAACAAGTTTAGATCAATTGGTTTCTGGATCAACCAAGTTGACAGAAAAATCTTCAATCTTGACAACTGGTTTGGATTCGCTAGCTGGAAAAACTCCAGAATTAGTAATAGGTATTGAAAAACTCTCATTTGGTTCTAGTCAATTAAACAGTAAGAGTTCAGACTTAATTGCAGGTCTTGATAAAATACAGTTAGGTTCTAATCAATTAACAGATAAATCAAATCAATTACTTTCAGCTAGCTCTCAATTAGGAAGTGGTGCAGAAAAAATTGCAGACGGTGCTGGGAAATTAGCAGATGGCGGTGTAACTTTAACTGCTGGTATAGAAAGTTTACAAGTAGGAGCTACAGAGCTAGGAAAAGGATTAAGTAATGCTAGCAATCAACTAAAATCAGCATCAACAGAGTCCAATAATGCAGAAATATTATCTGAGCCTTTGAGTCTTTCAAAAACAGATAATGATCAAGTTCCTGTAAATGGAATTGCTATGGCTCCTTATATGATATCAGTCGCCCTCTTTGTTGCTGCATTATCAACAAATATGATTTTTGCTAAATTACCTTCAGGTCGTCATCCTGAAAGTCGCTGGGCTTGGTTTAAATCACGCTTTGAAATAAATGGAGTCATTGCTGTGTTAGCAGCTGTCTTAGTCTATGGAGGAGTTCATCTTATAGGTCTAACGGCAAATCATGAAATGAGAACCTTATTCTTAATCATTATCGCAAGTTTGACCTTTATGTCGATGGTAACTGCTTTAACGACATGGAATAGTCGTTTAGGTGCTTTCTTCTCTCTTATTTTGTTATTATTGCAATTAGCATCAAGTGCAGGAACTTATCCACTTGCTTTGACAAATGATTTCTTTAAAGCGGTCAATCCTTGGTTGCCAATGAGTTATTCAGTTTCAGGATTGAGACAAACAATTTCTATGACAGGGAATATGCATCATCAAGTAATTTTCCTTCTTGTAACGTTAGTTCTATTCATAGGATTAGGTATGCTGGCTTATCAACCTAAGAAAATGGACGAAGATTAG
- the comE gene encoding competence system response regulator transcription factor ComE: protein MKVLILEDVIQHQVRLERTLDEISKELNIPISYKTTGKEREFKEYIENDELNQLYFLDIDIHGVEKKGFEVAQFIRHHNPYAIIVFITSRSEFATLTYKYQVSALDFVDKDINDELFKKRIEQSILYTKNMLLENKDVVDYFDYNYKGNDLKIPYHDILYIETTGVSHKLRIIGKNFAKEFYGTMADIQEKDKDTQRFYSAHKSFLVNVGNIREIDRKNLEVVFYEDHRCPITRLKVRKLRDILEKKSKK from the coding sequence ATGAAAGTATTAATTTTAGAAGATGTTATTCAACATCAAGTCAGATTAGAAAGAACCTTGGATGAAATTTCAAAGGAATTAAATATTCCTATTTCTTATAAAACAACAGGTAAAGAACGAGAATTTAAGGAATATATCGAAAATGATGAATTAAACCAACTTTATTTTCTAGATATTGATATTCATGGAGTTGAGAAAAAAGGATTTGAAGTCGCACAGTTTATTCGTCACCACAATCCCTATGCAATTATCGTATTTATCACTAGTAGATCAGAATTTGCTACCTTAACTTACAAATATCAAGTATCAGCCTTGGATTTTGTTGACAAAGATATCAATGATGAATTATTTAAGAAACGTATTGAACAGAGTATCTTATATACCAAGAATATGTTACTTGAAAATAAAGATGTTGTGGATTATTTTGACTATAACTACAAGGGAAATGATTTGAAAATTCCCTACCATGATATTTTGTATATTGAAACAACAGGAGTATCTCATAAGTTAAGGATTATTGGTAAGAATTTTGCCAAAGAATTTTATGGGACTATGGCGGATATTCAAGAAAAAGACAAAGATACGCAAAGATTTTATTCCGCTCATAAGTCATTTCTTGTCAATGTAGGAAATATTAGGGAAATTGATCGAAAAAATTTAGAAGTGGTTTTTTATGAAGATCATCGTTGTCCGATTACCCGTCTCAAGGTTCGGAAATTAAGAGATATTCTGGAGAAAAAATCTAAAAAGTGA
- a CDS encoding TetR-like C-terminal domain-containing protein, whose translation MKESNKRLKTKRTIENAMVQLLTEQPFDQISTVKLAEKAGISRSSFYTHYKDKYDMIEHYQSKLFHTFEYIFQKHANHKRDAILEVFEYLESEPLLAALLSENGTKEIQNFLRNKLHILLSTDLQKRFMQLNLNEIELEYSSIYLTNALFGVCQTWIAHGKKESPQEITDFLMKMLGDSN comes from the coding sequence ATGAAAGAGAGCAACAAACGCTTAAAAACCAAACGTACTATTGAGAACGCCATGGTTCAATTATTAACTGAACAGCCATTTGATCAAATTAGCACTGTTAAACTAGCAGAAAAAGCCGGAATTAGTCGTTCTAGCTTTTATACCCACTATAAAGATAAGTATGATATGATTGAACACTACCAAAGTAAGCTATTTCATACTTTTGAGTACATTTTCCAAAAACACGCAAATCATAAAAGAGATGCTATCCTAGAAGTATTTGAATACTTAGAATCTGAACCGCTACTAGCTGCTCTTCTATCTGAAAATGGTACAAAAGAAATACAAAATTTCCTGAGAAATAAACTGCACATTCTGCTCAGTACTGATCTCCAGAAACGATTTATGCAATTAAATTTAAACGAGATTGAGTTAGAGTATAGTAGTATCTATCTAACAAATGCACTATTTGGTGTATGCCAAACTTGGATTGCTCATGGAAAAAAAGAAAGCCCGCAAGAAATAACAGACTTTCTTATGAAAATGTTAGGAGATTCAAACTAG